A stretch of the bacterium genome encodes the following:
- a CDS encoding DUF1178 family protein, with protein sequence MELMIIYDLQCTREHTFEGWFKSREEFDLEKKAGRLSCPVCGVTEVNALPSGGHVAVKGSSRGAAAPPNFAKALARYLEENFDNVGPGFADEALKMHFDEVEYRNIRGTVTDEEEQELQEEGVEYFKVPVRKLSS encoded by the coding sequence ATGGAGCTTATGATCATCTACGACCTTCAGTGCACGCGGGAACATACTTTCGAGGGCTGGTTCAAGTCCAGGGAAGAGTTCGACCTCGAGAAGAAGGCCGGCAGGCTCAGCTGCCCGGTGTGCGGCGTTACGGAGGTGAACGCCCTCCCCTCAGGGGGCCACGTGGCGGTTAAGGGCAGCTCACGAGGGGCCGCCGCCCCCCCCAACTTCGCGAAGGCGCTGGCCCGGTACCTGGAGGAGAACTTCGACAACGTGGGCCCGGGTTTCGCCGATGAGGCCCTGAAGATGCACTTTGACGAAGTCGAGTACCGCAACATCCGGGGCACCGTGACCGACGAGGAGGAACAGGAACTCCAGGAGGAAGGGGTGGAGTACTTCAAGGTGCCGGTTAGGAAATTAAGCAGTTAA
- a CDS encoding ATP-binding protein, protein MAAEYSPPPRILIIEDDAVSRNILKNIFLNEGYQVLEEADGTKGLATALTEHPDLICLDIILPGLSGYEVCRSIRSDETCSGIPILMVTALNKREDIVKGLRTGATDYLTKPFSPVEVLARVKVNLQQKIALRDLLQKTGQFALACEILETTTSSLDLKQVLFILVTKTAQFLNGDRCSIIAVEGSWGDDQRLPKGRLLVSHDDPNVSELVIDLLKYPEILKSFRTGELVVVEDVFSDPLMEEVKESLAGMPFRSVMSVPLTFRGEILGAMLLRTTRTECGFTGDEITMTRIIAAAGTNALRNASLYSRIEKKNERLEKLNEELKRANEELEALSKARSDFVSMVSHELRTPLTSIIGFSELLAEAHVGELTREQDEYIRQILRKGKDLLTLINDLLDTGHLESGKVALRYREVDLDDVIQSVLSSTRHVTEVTPIIKVQIPEDIPPFDGDPEKITQILVNLVTNALKFSPPASPVVISAGLLEGRRETDRGLFLKISVTDKGIGIPEEERQRVFEQFFQVQSGTSRSYRGAGLGLYICRSFVELHGGKIWVDSEVGKGSTFSFTIPVRQN, encoded by the coding sequence ATGGCGGCCGAGTATTCACCCCCCCCCAGGATCCTCATCATCGAGGACGACGCCGTTTCCCGGAACATCCTCAAGAACATTTTCCTGAACGAAGGATACCAGGTTCTCGAGGAAGCGGATGGGACAAAAGGGCTCGCGACCGCACTGACCGAACACCCCGACCTCATCTGCCTGGATATCATCCTGCCGGGCCTTTCCGGGTACGAAGTCTGCCGCTCCATCAGGTCCGACGAAACCTGTTCCGGCATCCCCATCCTCATGGTCACGGCCCTGAACAAGCGGGAAGATATCGTCAAGGGGCTCCGGACCGGGGCCACCGATTACCTCACGAAACCGTTCTCGCCGGTGGAGGTCCTGGCCAGGGTCAAGGTCAACCTCCAGCAAAAGATCGCCCTGCGGGACCTTCTCCAGAAGACGGGGCAGTTCGCTCTGGCCTGCGAGATCCTGGAAACGACCACATCCTCCCTCGACCTGAAGCAGGTGCTCTTCATCCTGGTGACCAAGACGGCCCAGTTCCTGAACGGGGATCGCTGCTCCATCATCGCTGTGGAAGGCAGTTGGGGGGACGACCAGCGCCTCCCCAAGGGACGCCTTCTCGTCTCCCACGACGATCCCAACGTTTCGGAACTTGTCATCGACCTCCTCAAGTACCCCGAGATCCTGAAATCGTTCCGCACCGGAGAGCTGGTCGTGGTTGAGGACGTCTTTTCCGACCCCCTCATGGAAGAAGTGAAAGAATCCCTGGCAGGGATGCCGTTTCGATCCGTCATGTCCGTCCCCCTCACTTTCCGCGGCGAGATTCTCGGCGCCATGCTGCTGAGGACCACGAGGACCGAGTGCGGGTTCACCGGGGATGAGATCACCATGACGAGGATCATCGCGGCTGCGGGAACCAACGCCCTGAGGAACGCCTCCCTTTACAGCAGGATAGAAAAAAAGAACGAGCGGCTCGAGAAGTTGAACGAGGAGCTCAAGAGGGCCAACGAGGAGCTCGAAGCACTCAGCAAGGCCCGGTCGGATTTCGTTTCCATGGTCTCCCACGAACTGAGGACGCCTCTCACCTCTATCATTGGTTTTTCCGAGCTTCTGGCCGAAGCCCATGTCGGGGAACTCACCAGGGAACAGGACGAGTATATCCGCCAGATCCTGCGAAAGGGCAAGGATCTCCTCACCCTCATCAACGACCTCCTTGACACCGGCCACCTGGAGTCCGGCAAGGTGGCTCTGAGATACCGGGAAGTGGACCTGGACGACGTGATCCAATCAGTCCTCTCCTCGACGCGCCACGTGACCGAAGTTACGCCGATCATCAAGGTCCAGATCCCCGAGGATATTCCCCCCTTCGACGGTGACCCGGAAAAGATCACCCAGATCCTCGTCAACCTGGTGACCAATGCCCTGAAGTTCTCCCCGCCGGCATCGCCGGTGGTCATCTCGGCGGGCCTGCTCGAGGGACGGCGGGAGACCGACCGTGGGTTATTCCTGAAGATCAGCGTCACGGACAAGGGGATCGGCATCCCCGAAGAGGAAAGGCAGCGGGTCTTCGAACAGTTTTTCCAGGTCCAGTCGGGAACGTCGAGGAGCTACAGGGGAGCCGGCCTCGGCCTTTACATCTGCCGCAGCTTCGTGGAACTCCATGGGGGGAAGATCTGGGTGGATTCCGAGGTAGGCAAGGGAAGTACGTTCAGCTTTACCATTCCGGTAAGGCAAAACTAG
- the gap gene encoding type I glyceraldehyde-3-phosphate dehydrogenase: protein MAIKVAINGFGRIGRLTVRSAMNDRAIEFVAINDLTDAKTLDWLFGHDSVHGCLPGGTSEVSGDSIVINGKPVKVFSEKDPSNLPWKELGVDVVLECTGLFRGRDTAGKHLDAGASHVIISAPGKNPDITVVMGVNHQDLDPGKHRIISNASCTTNCLAPVAKVLDDEFGIVHGVMTTVHAYTNDQRILDLPHSDLRRARAAAVSMIPTTTGAASAVGEVLPQLKGKLDGLAVRVPTPNVSLVDLSVELEKETDADSVNAAMKRAAETDPLAGYLVYMDEPLVSVDFNGWEASSIFDAPMTKVVDGTMAKVLSWYDNEYGYSSRLRDLAKYLYGV, encoded by the coding sequence ATGGCCATTAAAGTGGCGATCAACGGATTCGGCCGCATCGGCAGGCTGACCGTCCGCAGTGCGATGAACGACCGGGCTATCGAGTTCGTGGCCATCAATGATCTGACTGACGCAAAAACCCTCGACTGGCTCTTCGGTCACGATTCCGTGCACGGTTGCCTTCCCGGGGGCACCTCGGAAGTCTCGGGCGATTCCATCGTCATCAACGGCAAGCCGGTCAAGGTGTTTTCCGAGAAGGACCCGTCCAACCTGCCATGGAAAGAACTGGGTGTGGATGTTGTCCTCGAATGCACCGGCCTGTTCCGGGGCCGGGACACGGCAGGCAAACACCTTGATGCGGGAGCCTCCCACGTGATCATCTCCGCGCCCGGCAAGAATCCGGACATTACAGTGGTCATGGGGGTCAACCACCAGGATCTGGATCCCGGCAAGCACCGGATCATTTCCAACGCTTCGTGCACGACAAACTGCCTGGCTCCCGTAGCCAAGGTCCTGGATGATGAGTTCGGGATCGTTCACGGCGTCATGACAACGGTCCACGCCTACACCAACGACCAGCGAATACTGGACCTGCCTCACAGCGACCTGCGCCGTGCCCGTGCTGCCGCCGTATCCATGATCCCGACCACCACCGGCGCCGCCTCGGCGGTGGGTGAAGTGCTTCCCCAGCTCAAGGGCAAGCTGGACGGCCTCGCCGTCCGGGTCCCCACCCCAAATGTGTCCCTGGTGGACCTTTCGGTGGAGCTTGAAAAGGAGACCGACGCCGATTCGGTTAACGCCGCCATGAAAAGGGCCGCCGAGACCGACCCCCTTGCGGGATATCTGGTTTACATGGACGAGCCCCTCGTTTCCGTGGATTTCAACGGTTGGGAGGCTTCATCCATATTCGACGCTCCCATGACCAAAGTGGTGGACGGAACCATGGCCAAGGTGCTCTCCTGGTACGATAACGAATACGGTTACTCGTCCCGCCTGAGGGACCTGGCCAAGTACCTTTACGGAGTCTGA
- the clpB gene encoding ATP-dependent chaperone ClpB: MNFEKLTVKAQEALQEAQRDAETRGHQELEVEHLLAALLDQEGGVVLPLVEKVGADTGSIRESIEESLGKVPKVHGMIQVHLGRHLNALFNTALAEAEGLRDEYVSTEHLFLAMVSPDTKSPVRGILAKAGLDRARVLEALKGVRGSQRVTDQNPEDRYQALLRYGRDLTDLARRGKLDPVIGRDDEIRRVIQVLSRRTKNNPVLIGEPGVGKTAIAEGLAQRVADGDVPEGLKSKRIVALDMGALVAGAKYRGQFEERLKAVLQEVQEAAGEIILFIDELHNLVGAGRAEGSMDASNMLKPALARGELRCVGATTIDEYRKYIEKDAALERRFQPVKVPEPTVQDTIAILRGLKERYEIHHGVRVTDSAIVAAATLSDRYIADRFLPDKAIDLVDEAASRLRIEIDSLPQEIDELERKIVQLQIEREALKKEKDDTSRKRLDAIERELAELTEKASSMKAHWQAEKDAIGQLRKLKEQMDDNRFKAARAEQSGNLEEAAQLRYGTLPELQQQVMEGDNKLAELQKGQRMLKEEVDSEDIAHIVAKWTGIPVSRLLEGETEKLVHMEERISKRVVGQTEAVRAVSNAVRRARAGLQDPERPIGSFIFMGPTGVGKTELAKALAEFLFDDEGAMVRIDMSEFMEKHSVARLIGAPPGYVGYEEGGYLTEAVRRKPYSVILFDEIEKAHPEVFNVLLQLLDDGRLTDGQGRTVDFRNTVVIMTSNIGSAAIARLQARDEPEAGREMETQVMDALKGHFKPEFLNRIDDVIIFHSLTRDQIRSIVQIQAVNIEALLRDRGIGIELTDGALDLLAGEGYDPVYGARPLRRAIQKRIQDVLAMDILAGRFGEGDTVIAEVKEGELVFTKKS, translated from the coding sequence ATCAACTTCGAAAAACTGACGGTCAAGGCCCAGGAGGCGCTCCAGGAGGCCCAGAGGGACGCTGAGACCCGCGGACACCAGGAACTGGAAGTGGAACACCTCCTGGCGGCCCTCCTGGACCAGGAAGGCGGAGTCGTCCTTCCCCTCGTGGAGAAGGTGGGCGCCGATACGGGCTCCATCAGGGAGTCTATCGAGGAGTCCCTCGGAAAGGTTCCCAAGGTCCACGGGATGATCCAGGTTCACCTGGGCCGGCACCTCAACGCCCTGTTCAACACGGCGCTTGCTGAGGCGGAGGGACTCAGGGACGAATACGTGAGTACCGAGCACCTTTTCCTCGCCATGGTGTCTCCCGACACGAAGAGCCCGGTCCGCGGGATCCTGGCTAAAGCCGGTCTGGACCGGGCCAGGGTCCTCGAGGCCCTCAAGGGGGTTCGAGGCAGCCAGCGGGTCACCGACCAGAACCCCGAGGATCGGTACCAGGCTCTCCTGCGCTACGGGAGGGATCTGACCGACCTGGCACGGCGCGGAAAGTTGGACCCCGTCATCGGCCGGGACGACGAGATCCGGAGGGTCATCCAGGTGCTTTCCAGGCGGACCAAGAACAACCCGGTCCTCATAGGGGAGCCCGGTGTGGGCAAGACCGCCATCGCCGAGGGACTCGCCCAGCGCGTGGCTGACGGTGATGTCCCCGAGGGCCTGAAAAGCAAGCGGATCGTCGCCCTGGACATGGGGGCCCTCGTGGCCGGCGCCAAGTACAGGGGACAGTTCGAAGAGCGCCTCAAGGCGGTCCTCCAGGAGGTTCAGGAGGCGGCCGGGGAGATCATCCTCTTCATCGACGAACTCCACAACCTCGTGGGGGCCGGAAGGGCCGAAGGTTCCATGGACGCTTCCAACATGCTCAAGCCCGCCCTCGCCCGGGGGGAACTCAGGTGCGTCGGAGCCACCACCATCGACGAGTACCGCAAGTACATCGAGAAGGATGCCGCGTTGGAGCGCCGGTTCCAGCCGGTGAAGGTGCCGGAACCAACGGTCCAGGATACCATCGCCATCCTCCGGGGGCTCAAGGAGCGTTACGAGATCCACCACGGGGTCAGGGTCACTGACTCGGCCATCGTCGCCGCGGCCACCCTTTCGGACCGCTATATCGCCGACCGGTTCCTCCCCGACAAGGCCATCGACCTGGTGGACGAGGCGGCGTCAAGGCTCAGGATCGAGATCGACAGCCTCCCCCAGGAGATCGACGAACTGGAGCGGAAGATCGTCCAGCTTCAGATCGAGCGGGAAGCCCTCAAGAAGGAGAAGGACGACACCTCCCGCAAGAGGCTCGATGCCATCGAAAGGGAACTGGCCGAACTCACGGAGAAAGCAAGCTCCATGAAGGCCCACTGGCAGGCGGAGAAGGACGCCATCGGTCAGCTCCGCAAGCTCAAGGAGCAGATGGACGACAACCGGTTCAAGGCGGCCAGGGCCGAGCAGTCCGGAAACCTGGAGGAGGCCGCCCAGCTCAGGTACGGGACCCTTCCGGAGCTTCAACAGCAGGTGATGGAGGGAGATAACAAGCTCGCCGAGCTCCAGAAGGGACAGAGGATGCTCAAAGAGGAGGTGGACTCCGAGGACATTGCCCACATCGTCGCCAAGTGGACGGGGATACCGGTGAGCCGTCTCCTTGAAGGCGAGACGGAAAAACTGGTTCACATGGAGGAGAGGATCTCCAAACGGGTCGTGGGGCAGACCGAAGCCGTCCGGGCTGTGTCCAATGCCGTCAGGCGGGCGAGGGCCGGGCTTCAGGATCCGGAGCGCCCCATCGGGTCGTTCATCTTCATGGGCCCCACCGGGGTGGGAAAGACCGAGCTCGCCAAGGCCCTGGCCGAATTTCTGTTCGACGACGAAGGGGCCATGGTCAGGATCGACATGTCGGAGTTCATGGAAAAACACTCTGTGGCGAGACTCATCGGCGCGCCTCCCGGTTACGTGGGGTACGAGGAGGGAGGCTACCTCACCGAGGCCGTGAGGAGGAAACCTTACAGTGTCATCCTTTTCGACGAGATCGAAAAGGCACACCCGGAAGTCTTCAACGTCCTGCTCCAGCTCCTCGACGACGGCCGCCTCACCGACGGTCAGGGGAGGACGGTGGATTTCCGCAACACGGTGGTCATCATGACCTCCAACATCGGAAGCGCCGCCATCGCCCGGCTCCAGGCCCGGGATGAGCCGGAAGCCGGGCGGGAGATGGAAACCCAGGTCATGGATGCATTGAAGGGCCATTTCAAGCCGGAATTTTTAAACAGGATCGACGACGTTATCATCTTCCACTCGCTCACGAGGGACCAGATCCGGTCCATCGTCCAGATCCAGGCCGTAAACATCGAGGCGCTCCTTCGGGACCGGGGGATCGGTATCGAACTCACCGACGGGGCTCTGGACCTCCTGGCGGGGGAGGGGTACGACCCGGTCTACGGGGCACGGCCCCTGCGGCGGGCCATCCAGAAGCGGATCCAGGATGTGCTGGCCATGGATATCCTGGCCGGCAGGTTCGGCGAGGGGGACACGGTTATCGCTGAGGTGAAAGAGGGGGAGTTGGTCTTTACTAAGAAGAGCTGA